One bacterium DNA window includes the following coding sequences:
- a CDS encoding PDC sensor domain-containing protein, which yields MSRMLTTCALVALMILAALPALAGEPAPQSVVAFAHGKLADYGHDPVIVAAVKAANAEGRTLDQIQARDAEWRGTAGLDDGMKAIMDSACGRHLAQLVEENAWFAEIFVMDNQGANVAMSDKTSDYWQGDEAKFQKSFAAGQGAVFIDEVEFDDSAQVYQVQVSVPVFDGDTVIGAITFGVDVDAVEQSGV from the coding sequence ATGTCCCGCATGCTGACCACTTGCGCCCTCGTCGCGCTGATGATCCTGGCCGCGCTGCCGGCCCTGGCCGGAGAGCCGGCCCCCCAGTCGGTCGTCGCGTTCGCCCACGGCAAGCTGGCCGACTACGGCCACGACCCGGTCATCGTGGCGGCGGTCAAGGCCGCCAACGCCGAGGGTCGCACCCTCGACCAGATCCAGGCCCGCGACGCCGAGTGGCGGGGCACGGCCGGTCTGGACGACGGCATGAAGGCGATCATGGACTCCGCCTGCGGCCGCCACCTGGCCCAGCTCGTCGAGGAGAACGCCTGGTTCGCCGAGATCTTCGTCATGGACAACCAGGGCGCCAACGTGGCCATGAGCGACAAGACGTCCGACTACTGGCAGGGCGACGAGGCCAAGTTCCAGAAGTCCTTCGCGGCGGGCCAGGGCGCCGTGTTCATCGACGAGGTCGAGTTCGACGACAGCGCACAGGTCTACCAGGTGCAGGTCTCGGTGCCGGTCTTCGACGGCGACACCGTGATCGGCGCCATCACCTTCGGTGTCGACGTCGACGCCGTCGAGCAGTCGGGCGTCTAG